In the Coffea eugenioides isolate CCC68of unplaced genomic scaffold, Ceug_1.0 ScVebR1_1;HRSCAF=6, whole genome shotgun sequence genome, agaaaacaattttttgaaaaatatcatggagaagccaaaaaaaaacatacaagAAGGCTTTTATGACTTCTTGAGAAAAACAAAGCAACACATCCAATTCTTTGACTGGTATGAATCCAAATAATCCAGAGATCTATATCAGAATCTGTAGATCTAAACCAAACTATATAACCTGTATCTTCTATGTCAAAAACTATAAACACTCAAGCTTCCACACCAAAATTCATAGATCCATTCGCAAGTCTATCTCAAACAACTCATATACTAGAATTCTCTTATAAATCCTCAACAGAATCCGTAGATCCACCAAAATCAACCCATATATCAGAATCCCTAGATCTTTTGATTATAAAACCATATCAGAATCCCTAGATCCAATAAAATCAATCCATGCATCCACACGAAAATTTATAAACCTACCAAATCCTCAAGAATCCTTGAAAAGCAAACTAATAGATCTACCAGATTCACTTGTAGATCTATCAAACCCAGTAGAACTATCAAATCAAGAGTATATCGATACTTCAAAAACACCTCTGCATAAACCCTTCCAAGAACACCTCCGCATCAAACCCACTTTTCAAACCTCATGAAATACCAACCAAATTCCATAAAGATCCCCAAATCAAACCTTTAATCCAACTAGAAAAGCGAATAGCCAAAATAGAACAATCCTTTTCTACCCCAACATCCAAACAAGGATCAAACAACCAAGGATCCGCAAGTGTTATATATGTATCTATCAGGGAAAGAATGGAACTTAAAAAGTAAAAAGGAAAGCAGAATTTGAACTCAAGATCTTTAATTCTTATGAAAGCTCAAAACTCTTCTTCTACAACTCTTTGATTCTGTTTGTAGCTCTTTCACCCTTTTGTTTTCACACATATAAGGCCATAGAATTGTCCATCCTTTGCAACTTTCTCGTCGTGTTTATTTGCTATTGCACTATAAGCACGAAATTAAATATTCACTAAATCTGTTCTATGCTAAGTTTTCTAGTGGCTTTATGCCACGAGTTTATTTCCTTTGTTGTCTCTTCTCATTGCTTTTTATTACTCTTTAAGACCTTAAGCAAATTCTTTCACCCTTAACAACATCACATTTGGTTTAGGTGACAACATTTAAATGCCGTGGTATAGCCGTTGGAGTGGTACTCAATCATGTTCTGATTGATGGAACATCCTTCATACATTTCATGAACTCTTGGGCTGAAGTTGCAAGAGGCATGCCTTTGTCAGTTCTGCCTCATCTGGATCGATCTATATTATCTCCAAGGCTGCCTCCAATCGTCAATATTACTCATGATGAAtacataaaacaagaaaagaagagacttgcttttccaccttctctgaATGGAAAAGTCATGCATAAGTCCTTTTGCTTTTATAAAAACACCCTCTGCAGGCTAAGACTTTTAGCTATGGAAGTTAAAGATATCAGTACAACTCCAACGAATTTTGAACTAATCTCAGCATTATTGTGGATCAATTGGACTAAGGCCTTTAAAATCAAACCAGAAGCGACAACTCGAATTCTCACTGCTGTTGACGGTAGACCTAAGTCCAAGCCACCATTACCAAACTGCTATTTTGGAAATGGCATTGCTTGGTCATGTGCCCATTCCAAGGCAGGAGAATTAGCTCAAAAACCATTTTCATTTGCAGTAAAATTTGTACACGATGCCACAAAAGCAGTGACAGAAGACTACATCAAATCAGCCATAGACCATTATGAAGTGGCAAGACAACAACTTGAGTTTCAAGACACATTTTGGATCTCTAAATGGAGTAGGCTCCCTTTTAACGAAATTAAATTTGGGTGGGGAGATCCACAAGAAGTTGCTCCTGCTTCACTTGTGGACAACCTAGTTGTGTGCGTATCCCAAGGAAAGGATATTGAAAACATAGTTGTCTCATTGAGCTTACCATCAGTTGTAATGGAAAGGTTTGAAGGGTTTATGAAA is a window encoding:
- the LOC113756121 gene encoding omega-hydroxypalmitate O-feruloyl transferase-like, whose amino-acid sequence is MPLSVLPHLDRSILSPRLPPIVNITHDEYIKQEKKRLAFPPSLNGKVMHKSFCFYKNTLCRLRLLAMEVKDISTTPTNFELISALLWINWTKAFKIKPEATTRILTAVDGRPKSKPPLPNCYFGNGIAWSCAHSKAGELAQKPFSFAVKFVHDATKAVTEDYIKSAIDHYEVARQQLEFQDTFWISKWSRLPFNEIKFGWGDPQEVAPASLVDNLVVCVSQGKDIENIVVSLSLPSVVMERFEGFMKEELE